The Eptesicus fuscus isolate TK198812 chromosome 16, DD_ASM_mEF_20220401, whole genome shotgun sequence DNA window ctcccacaaggccccaatcaggaccaaagattgagcctgcaaccaaggtatgtgcccttgaccagaatcgaacctagaacccttcagtcctagggccgacactccatccactgagccaaactggctagggcatataaactttttaatgtaatatttcaaaagtatattaaaaacaaaacaaaacagagcaaaTAGTATAATGAACCCCTACCTAGCCATCACCCAGATGAAACAGTTGTTAATTTCATATGTACTCTTACCCACTTCCTCATCTTCCCCTGTATTATTCTAAAGCTACTTTCAGTATCGTATGATTTCatgtgtaaatattttcagcataTAACCCTCATTTTTAATGACTGTAAAATAGCCACTGatcaaggaagagaaaacaaaacatccTTAATCATTCCTTTAgtgtttcatattttgtttttttctaattcttcacTATTATAAACAACACTGTATTTATATCCTCTTACATAGTTAAACTTTTTTCCCTTAATTAGGGCAATATCCTTAGACTAGGTTCCCAGACAGAATATCCATAAGTCAAAGTGTATAAACATTATTATGGCTCTGGATTATTATTTCCAAGTATATTTTAACGGTATTCTACCAATTTATGAAGCCACTAATATTGTCCCCTAATATTGCACCATGATCATCGTTAAGTATTTTCACTAAAAAATTGCTACTGAACAGAAGGAACAATATTTCATTCTTGTTAAGCAAAACAGTGAAGAAAGAAGAAGCCTTGTTTTGATGCCAAGAAGGCATAAAGGTGTTTCCAATGCCAAGGTATTGTCCCTGGACAGGAAGTAGGTTTGATTGGGATGAAGAGCACCTCGGACTCTGCCTGCTTCTCCTTTGCTCAGGCCACTCTCCATATCCCTTTTCCACCTCCTTCTCTAGTCTCTGAAGGATCAGTCTGGCCAACTTAGAAGGAGTAACAACTGCCAGAAAACAAGTCAGGAGATGAAACTAGAAAATCTCAAAGGTCACCTTGAGCTAAATGATTCTATAACTTCTGTTTTCATCAAGGCAGCTTTAAAAGAATTGtggtaggcagacagacctgaACAGAGCAAGGactatgggccaggtacagaaggtcactagAGGGCAAAGTCTTGGGTGTCTGGAAAAGGACAATGGTAGGGTGacacctcgcccccagggtgacctttcctccccctagcatattgctggtcattcAGTTTGGAATCCCTAACCTTTCTTCCCtcgagataacatctaggcctcagttgtatttcaactcctggcccagaaaagcagcaaaaccaaatAAGTGATCctatggctgacctcaggaccagctgcattggcactgaccaaccaatcagtggagaccttgaccttgaaaggacacacctggaaagctgctgaatattctattgagatcttcccctgggacttcccctgaaatctccacccttaaaacccttaggactgaGGACTCAGTgatctctccctcccaggagcaggcctgcacctttcccttctccctccccatccccatccccccagcATATTGCCATTACCTTCCTAATTCCCAAACTTCAAggacccttcctttgcctctatcaCTTGTTTCCTAATCCCATTTCTTTCACAAATTACTTCTTCAACCTCTGTGATTTTCTCTCATAgttggagtcttggctctgaattctttcttagccagaactcaagtgctgaggttgctgaacccaggtccggtCTGACCCCAGTGTCTAATACATAGTGCTCTGAGTAAGCCAAGCTCCTGatgatagaaaaacatttttaaaatatatatattttttattgatttcagagaggaaagagagatagaaacatcaatgactggctgcctcttgcacaccccctactggagatctagctgcaacctgggcatgtgccctgaccggaaattgaacggtgacctcctggttcataggtcaacttgcaactgagccacgcaggccgggctaGAGTAACATTTTTAAGGAGGACTgggaaaaagtaaataatatactCATGAAGAagacagatacataaaaaagaaTAGTACAATTCAACGtatcttcttatttaaaaaaatgaaacaaaacatttaCTACTTACTCGTCCTCATCGTCGTCGTCATTGTATTTAACACGTTTAATAACGTAGGTCTTCTTATCAAGTTTGTGTTTTGCTGTGAAAACCCTGCCATATGCACCGGAGCcaatttgtattatttcttcaaaatccTGGATAAACCTTAAAGGATAAATATCACTGTTATTCTAAGATCCAAcgctagctggcccccacccctcccactttGCCTTAAGGTCACTGATGAAATGGACTATATAACGAACTTGCCTCCCCACTTCTGAATAAGAAGGGCCCACTTCACACAGAAACTCAAGTCACAAAGGATcgttcctcccccacctcctctcaaCACAACAGATCATCCCTGGGAGTCACAGGCACTTCCTGGCTGTACAACAGCCATGAGAAAGAATCTTCTCACAAGCATAAGACTTGAGGAAAAAGCACCACATTGTGTCCCACCGCTACCACCAAGCTATTATAAGAGAAATGAGCAGGTGCTCGGGGCCAGCCTAGGCTCGTAGACCCCTAATTCCATCACGGAGACCTGCCAATTCTACTTCTAAAACACATCACCCGTATCGGCCCACTTTTCCCGTCTGACATCTTCACCCCAGTCCAAGCTTCCACCAGGCTCCTGCAGGACCTTGCTAACCGGactctccacttcctctcctcctccccttcaatCACAATCCACACGGCAACCAGAGCGATCACGTCTCTCTATTGCCTAACAGCCAACAGCCTAGCTTTGCattcagcaaaaaaaaacacGGAAAATCCTTAAATGGCCTCCATGGGGCCGTGTGATggggcctctgcctcctctccagcTTGTCCCCTGGCACAGTGCCCGTTTCACTGCACTCCAAGCACACaacctcctctctgctccttgaACCCTCACGTCACCTGTTCCATCTTCATCTGCCCACGGAGCCTGtgagcccccacctccctgtgctGCCTCATCTTGCAGGCCTCTGACCATCGTGTGTGATTACAGACGTTTTCAGGTCATTTTCAACCCCACACAACTCTACGAGGGCAAGAGCTGTTCTATTTGTTCCTACTGTAGACCCAATGCcaatgcccagcacagtgccagcTCTGTATCAGGCAGTTATTTGATAGATGTGGATTCTTTattgggttttatttgttttagtattgaatttataagtttttaaattttttaaaaatcctcaccggaggatatttttcccattgatttttagaaagtggaagagagagggaaagacagagagaaatattgatgtgggagaaacacattgactggttgcctcctgcacgcgccctgactaggtatgtgcccaaaccgaggtatgtgcccttgaccagaatgcgAACCGGGGActcttctgtctgcaggctgatgctttatccactgagccaaaccagctagggctctttattattattttaaaaacttattttcaatGTTCTTTTGTTGCAAATAGGCCTCTTTTATTTAAACCCAAACATATGATCTACCACAAGAGAAACCCTTTTTCAAAGTGAAAActggaaaatgaaaaacagattcAAGTGGTACTATTCTGATTCTGGCAAGAgtactttatttgtttttttttgttttttttttgggggggagggagggaatcacTGGTTTATAGGAATATTTGCTTTCAATATTAAAAACTTCCATAGATCTGAGAGAAACCCACCTAAGCATCACATAGATCTACATCAGCACATTCCATTTAGATCTGTCGAAACTTTACTTCTCTAAGATACAATGATCTGCTGTGGGCCTGACTGTGCCAAAATAATGTAACTGTTCAAGtggaaatactagtatatgcagcCTGCCTGATGTACAACAGTACCTTATGAAGCTTTTGTGTAATAAACAAACATATCTCTAAGCAAATTCTGTTTTACAGTTCTTTCTTACCTCTCATTCACAGAATGCTCATTTGCAGGAGAGTCAAATTTAGGTgccaaatttctaaaaattagagAAGAATGTAAAATTCAAATCAAATTGAAATCAAATGTAACTTGCTTAGAGTGGTTTTATgctatgcacttttttttttaacttcacttcacttagcataataatctccaggcccatccatgctgctgcaaaagataagagttccttcttttttatagcagtgtagtattccactgcaTAAATGCACCACCGCTTTTTCATCCCCTcagctactgatgggcacttgggctgtttccagaacttattactagattttttatattttgaatcaaCATTTGATAGCAtttgatctttttatttcttacctGAGTCATTAGACCATTTCTACTCTACCTGTTTATCTGCAGAATAATGCACTTCTCTTGAAAATCTCTCACCAAGCCCACTTACCTTAACCAATTCCTCTAGCAAGATCcccataggccagtggtcggcaaactgcagctcacgagccacatgtagctctttggccccttgagtttttagcaaaggccagcttaggagcaccctaattaagttaataacaatgtacctacctatatagtttaagtttaaaaaatttggctctcaaaagaaatttcaatctttgtattgttgatatttggctctgttgattaatgagtttgccgaccactgccataggccTTTATGTCTACAGTCTAGAGTGTACATACAAAAATTTCTctgcatatttaaaattatttgtttatacATTCAAACTTTTTGTGATCTTTAACCATGctctctacttttttttaaaatatattttattgattttttatagagaggaagagagagggatagagagtcagaaacatcgatgagagagaaacatcgatcagctgcctcctgcacaccccctgctggggatgtgcccgcaaccaaggtacatgcccttgaccggaatcgaacctgggacccttgagtctgcaggccgacgctctatccactgagccaaaccggtttcggccatgctctctacttttaaaaaatatgtctctattaatttcagagaatgaggaagggagaaggagagagagaaacattcctgagagagaagcatcaatcatctgcctcccgcacccaccaaggattgaaccagcaacctaggaaggtgtcctgactgggaatcgaaccagctacCTTTGattgcatgggacaacactcaaccaactgagccataccggccagggcaatgcTCTCTACCCTACTCAAATAAGGATGTACAATACTCTACAAATACTGGGGTTAATAAATAAGGCTGACAGACTAAGTCTGAAAGAAAACTTCATTTCAAACTAAATTTAATGAATAATGATACTCACATCTTCACattcttcaaactttttctgaGACCACTctataacaaaagaaaatggaaagttgTTTCAAATGATTAAATCAATTctattgcttttattcttttttttttttttaaattctcacccgaggatatgtttttttgtttggttggtttgttttctaaagagagtaaggaagagaaagagagagagagagagagagagagagagagagagagagagagagagaaacatcagtgagagaaacattgattggttgtgctccaactggagatcaaacccacaacctaggtatgtgccctgaccaggaatcaaaccctccaccttctggtgtatgggatgacaatacaaccaactgagccacctggccagggccctattGCTTTCTCTTGCTTTACCTCATCCTGTACTTCTAGCTGGTTCTGTAACCACAGTAGTTTGTCCATAAGCTCATCAACTTTTGTACTCTTATCGAACCCTGCTACCCAGTTTACTTGCTTCTATCAATGTTCTCATCTATTATAGCAACCAGACAGATATGGCCATTGTAGGGCATGTTCTGAAGAAGCACTGATTCTCCAGGTACAGAATATGGCTTCCCTGCTGATCCTCTGCCCAGCAGAGCTCAGCAAGGAGGCGTGCATCCCATCAGTCACAGTGCTAATCACGACACAGATAGAGGCCAGGGATCTAGTTTAAAATAGTTCCCCAAGGGTTTCTGATCTGATCACCAGTTAAAAACTGCAATGctgatatttcatttttagtACAAATTAATTTCAATAGTTAGCAAAAAAGAGGAGTCTTCAATATATCTCTCAAAAATTAATGTCATAGCTATTTTCATTCATATTCACTATTATTCTGGTagattttgtggatttttttttcaacttcaaTATAGTGATACCGAGTGGGGAGCATCAGACTAAGATTTCTTGTGCTCATATCACCTGCCAGCCTCAGTACTGCATGATGACTACACCACAGAGTAATTTAGCCATTCTGTTCATGAGCAATATTTTTTTCGAATTTCTTCCTATTACAACCAATGTTGCACAGAACATTCTTATATCTGTTTCactgtgcacacatgcatgtgtttctCTAGGGAATATCCCCAGGAAGGGAATTCCTTGGCATTATAGCATGTACTCCCTCAATTTTACTTCATGttgtcaaattgttttccaaaatggttgtacTGATTTCTACTTGCACCAGCAGCATAtaatagttactagaggcccggtgcacaacatttgtgcactggaaggggTCCCTcacagcccggcctacaccccctcacagtccggaacccctcgggggatgtctggccactggcttaggcccactcctcggATGTGCTCGCCAGcagagccgggcttctggctgagcggcgctccccctgtgggagcacactgaccaccgggggcagctcctatgttgagcatctgccccctagtggtcagtgcatgtcatagtgaccagacgttttgctgttcagtcgatttgcatattagggttttattatataagaacaTAGTTGTGTCAACACTTAGTATTGCCAGACTCAAATTTTACCAACCTGATGGGTTTGGTAAAATAGCATCTAACTGTTCTTTTGAATTGTATATCATTTCACATGTTATTTGACAATCTGGGTATCTCTTCTCTGAATTTTCTGTGCAGATTGTTTGCACATTTTTTTACTGAGttgcctttttcttattgatttgtagttcCTTATAAAGAGGATAACTTTTGTAACACTAATCATCACCACAAAACTTatcttatttgtttcatttttatttaagtttagttctgattttttaaaaacagaagcagagctatatgaatgaattttttaattaCTGTTCAGTTGGTATAAGATAAAAAGCAAGATCACAGACATATCTGAAAATATGAAGGCtagtggggagagaaagacaggTGTGACAAGTGGGAGAATTCTACATGTGAGGGATGTGGATTcacaaagaaagaagagagtCAAAAACCCCAAATATTATTAGTTAGTGAGAGCACaggagataaaaatagaaaaactgggTTGAAGGTCACTTTTAAATGAGGAAGCACAACGGGGATTCAGACTAGGACGTTTGGAGATGAATACTATACCATagaagatgaaagagaattagtAAAACTGTCATCATTTTTCTCTGATCCATTTCCTGAAAAGCCACTTTCAGAGCGTGATTCAGAATTGCTAGAAGAAAAGGGAGGAACTATTAGTTTATGAATTCTAATAGTTCTTACCTATTTTTGTTGGTAAGTAACTTATTTCCCTAAATTCTTCTTAAGcaataaacattttcataaaaacgTGCTCTTTCAGGCAGCAATTTGAATTTCTTAAATATCACAGTTGTCTGTACACACTTACGGTGCCAAGAAGCTGATCTCACAGTCACTGGACCCATCCAGGGAACAGTCAGAGGATCCTAAATCACGTTTCTGGAAGAAAGAGAGCCCCTCAGGGGGTGTAACTATAACTAAATACTTCCccacagtggctcagtctccGTGTGCTAACTGCCACGTCTATTTCTCCACATTTATCAAGTTCACAGTCACAAACAATTATGAGATTAATACATGGGACACAGGTGGGACACAGAATCGAGGAATCTTTTTGCTATGTGATTGGCTGTTGTGACATCATGCAAGCACAGTCAAACCTCAAGGCAATTCCAGAGAAAATCATAACGTACAAGAAATACATCCAAAGGCAGTACATACCGTTGACCTTTTTTCTAATATGATCTGTTCATATGCAAGTTTAGCAGCCAAATGTTTTGCCTTCTGTTTAGTAGAACCTACAGCACCAGCATATTCTTTCTGTCCAATTTTGCATTTACAAAAAAAcctaggaaaaataaatgatggaCATTATTTACCGAAATACCAAAAAATAGTAAATCTAACTTAtgatttgaaaacacacacacacacacatcaataaaGGCCTTCAAGTACACTAAGGTAGCTTTGTATTTCATGTCTTTGTGTAATTTAAATCTTCAATAAGCTGACCAATTTGTCAGAATAACCAGGATTGGCTGACATCTCAGCTTGTATTTTCCAGGCAACTTCTAACTTTTTGTTGCTTCATTCAAAGATCTAGCATAAAAGCACTAaagtggtgttttttaaaaattccctacaGGTCAAAACATATGAAAGATGAAATGGAAAAGAGATGATCGGTGAATTTTTCAGAGATGTTCAAACAGGGAAGAAAAAGCCAGTAAAGAAAATGGGGCCTCTAAAGGAGAAACAATGAGGTTATGTTGTTTTGTAGGGAATGAGCAAAGCAAGGATTCTGCTCTAACCTCAGCATTTCCTGCCCCCACTATCTGCACAAAAATCTCAAGAAAAATTCCCATAGTGCAAAACCCCCGGGGCTGAAGTCCACTACTCCTCATATGAATGTAAGGACATTTGTGGTTAGGCCAGGATACTTGGACAATTATATaagaattattactttttaaaatatatttttatattgaggacaaatatgtgataccttaattaataaagaaatttttaaaaaataaataaaaataaataaaaaatatttttattgatttcagagagggagagagagatagaaacaccaatgatgagaatcattgatcacctgcctcctacacgccccctactggggatcgagcctgcaacccaggcacatgcccttgaccggattcgaacctgggaccctccagtccgcaggctgacactctatccactaagccaaccagctagggcccagtcCATTCTTTATCCTCACTTAATCTTAGCTCACTGGTGACATTTTTAGTAACTGAACCTCTTAATCTGTCCTCCTCATCATATTCCTCAAATCCTGGTCTCCTCATAGTCTAGGATGAAATACTATTCCTCCTAATACATGGTATCTATCTTCAGAGGGACACCATTTAAACAAATATGAAAGATGAGTACTTGGACAGACAGCTCTCTAATCATGTGGCAGGGCCATCCTCACGCAGCCACTCCCATTATGACCTCAGGGCTAGAAAGATCTCTGCATCCTTCAAGCAGGACACGCTTGAGGGTCTGCAGATTAAACCATCCAGATAGGCCTCAGAAATAAAGGATTACCCAGATTTGATCAATTATGCTATATGGGTTCCAACCTTTCAGCattgaagtattttaatattttaattacaaagcTGTCCAATTGCTTATAAGTCCTATAAAACCTTCTATGCAAAATGTACAAAAAGGGCAAACATTTCTGGAAAATTAGACATGGAAATAAGCTCATTCTATTGCTTAGATACaatgaaacagaaggaaaaaccCGACTACATCTCACCTTCCGGGCCCACTTGCGCTCAATTCATTTCTTTGTTCATAATTTACAGAGAGTCTTTCCTTTTGGGCAAACCTATCCAGACGACCTATGAAATTctcactggataaatcatctgAAGTATCTGTTGTCGATAGGGATAAAGAACTAGTTtcctgcaaagaaaaaaaaatcttgtttaatTCGAATGACAACAAAGATTTaactctgtattttcttttttgttgttgttaatcctctcccgagggcattttttccattgcttttcagagtgagtggaagggggggagTTGGgacggggagaaagagagaaagaaaaacattcttaTGAGAAAGGCACATCtactgggttgcctcctgcatgcctccccgaACCCGaatcccaggtatgtgcccttgacctggaatcaaaccctagaccagtgatggcgaacctatgacacgcgtgtcagcactgacacgcgtagccatttctgatgacacgtggccgcctgccgaggatgaaacatttgctgctcctgaggatgaaacatttgcgactagagtcttggagttagttttttcctcaaagtgacacactacccgagttatgctcagttttttggcgaagtttgacacaccaagctcaaaaggttgcccatcactgccctagaccctttggtgctcagctgacactctaaccactaacaGCCAGgactctgtattttatttttctaataaaactataaatgtgCTATTTAATAAACAACTTAGATCTTACATACTTCCCTACTACTCTATTACTTTGCGTCAAAGTAGAAACATACACCAGCTGGGGCCTAGGTGTACCTTCCTTTCAGGTTCCACAGAAATGGAGACAGGGAAGACACTGAACAACTTGTGAATGTAAGGGAACTTgccaatggattttttttttttaatgtcgaTATTTTCTCACcgagaaaaatataaactatattgTGAGTCCATTTTCACTAGGGGAAAAAAGGTAATTACTCACCCGTTTTTCTTTAAGTATTTCAAGAGTTAACTTGGCTGCAGCATTTTTTGCCTCTTTCTTTGATTTGCCTTTAGCTTCGGGATATTCTATCCCATCTAATATAACTTGAATTGTAAACCTGattacaaagaaaatattcacaaaacatTATTAAACTCATGCATTATCGAGAGACAAGTATTCCAACCACCACTGCCTCTTAGGTCTACCTCTGAAGGTTTTGACTTACGTTCAATATTTAAGCAGTGACCTCCAAAATGCGTAACAGCACATCATCCTGAAGCATGGGAAAGCTTATaccctctttttttctccagagTCCTCCAAAGTTACAATTTCATACCAAGAGGACTCTCTCACAGAAGTCTCTGGCAACTTTACTCTAAGTGTTGACCTCAAAATTATGCCAGTTTCATTCccatagtttatattttataggTATATGTCCTTTTTCTAAATAGCATCTTACCTTAAGTCATGTGGAGGTCCTGTCTTAGACACTTCGCGATAGTTAACCTCTATGCGGTTCTTCTGACAGTATTTATTAAGTTCTCCTATGTAGAAACCTACTGAAAGATCATCAGCCATTTTTTCTTCCAGTGACCTACAATACAAGTAATGTTTGAAAGACGTGATACCCACAGACCATATTTAATCGGATTTTCCCAATCCTGTTTAGAAAGCAAAATGGGGTAAGAATTTACTATAAATCCAGAgagaactttctttaaaaatcttttattctctctcagGGACTGCAAAATCAAGTGAATGTCTCCAAAATTTTCTACTTTCAAAACTCAACTGGCCAATAAAAGGAAGGGGCCTGtctctttaactctgctctcagcTTCCATTGAGTGTCAAGTGCAAATTTTGTCTACCTGCTTGAGAAGATAAAAAGGCTATAGAAGTGCAATTAGAATTCTTAATGTTAGAAGAAAAAGGTTGaggtgatacacacacacacacacacacacacacactgagtggccagataattatgatctctgaacgcataataatctggccactcagtgtatatcctacataataaaaagctaatatgcaaattgtctcctcgaccaggagttcgaccagcaggcaggccagctaaccgcccatatcccctccccctggccaggctggctggaccccacccatgcacgaattcatgcaccgggcctctaatatatacatatatatgtgtgtgtgtgtatacatatgtatgtgtgtgtatatatatatatatatatatatacacacatatatatatgtgtgtgtatacacacacacacacacacacacacacacacacacacactgagtggccagattactatgcattcagagatcataatatatatatatatttgttgttgtttttgaggtgatatatatatatataaagtgatgggggaggggacatgggtggttggcggcctacctgctggtcaaactcctagtggaggggacaatttgcatattagccttttattatataggatatatactgagtggccagattattatgtgttcagagatcataataatctggtcactcagtgtagaTGCTCCTATGAAATCCCAAAAATTCTCCCTTTGAAATTTGTAGAAATCAATGTGAGGGCAATTTACCTAGGTAAATTATGACCCTAGTTTATGGGCCACACTGAAGTAATTCAGTAGCAatgatttaaataatgaaaataatcaaaAGGATGTAGAACCTAAGTATAAGAgccaaaaccataaaattcttagaagaaaacataagggtAAATCTTCCTAACCTTGGATTTGTCAATGGAATCTTTGTGGTGAtaacaaaagcacaagcaacgGAAGAAAACCAGGTAAACTAGGCTcctcaaaactaaaaaaaattgtGTCCCGAAGGACactatgacaaaaataaaaagacaacctacagaatgggataTTTATAAATCATGTATGTGATATGGGTCTAGTacccataatatataaagaactcataacttAACAAAat harbors:
- the EIF2AK2 gene encoding interferon-induced, double-stranded RNA-activated protein kinase, translated to MADDLSVGFYIGELNKYCQKNRIEVNYREVSKTGPPHDLRFTIQVILDGIEYPEAKGKSKKEAKNAAAKLTLEILKEKRETSSLSLSTTDTSDDLSSENFIGRLDRFAQKERLSVNYEQRNELSASGPGRFFCKCKIGQKEYAGAVGSTKQKAKHLAAKLAYEQIILEKRSTKRDLGSSDCSLDGSSDCEISFLAPNSESRSESGFSGNGSEKNDDSFTNSLSSSMSGLRKSLKNVKINLAPKFDSPANEHSVNERFIQDFEEIIQIGSGAYGRVFTAKHKLDKKTYVIKRVKYNDDDDEDEKVKREVEVLAKLSHPNIVRYYNSWNGDDYIKRSLMKCLFIQMEFCDKGTLEAWIENRRGKNPNKDLSLGLFKQIVTGVDYIHAEGLIHRDLKPSNIFLVDTKQIKIGDFGLVTFQKYDKLRTEERGTPSYMSPEQLTSVQYGNEVDIFALGLILSELLYIAGTRQETSKIFQDLRKGHVWDIFDDKEKILLQKLVAADPKMRPKTSEILKTLKEWNNVPKKNMRNTY